A genome region from Paradevosia shaoguanensis includes the following:
- a CDS encoding PLP-dependent aminotransferase family protein, with translation MPKTLSWLPELSRDGAPLYLAVADALAADVGSGRLPGGTRLPSQRALADALGVDFTTISRAYNEARDRGLIEGRPGQGTFVRGAVAAARRASQGGGVDMSMNLPPLFDDAAVASRMWREIGAIEQDGGLPLLLRYQEAGGSAADRTAGANWLAGRIGTVDPARVLVAAGAQGALSAILGTIVAPGDAICVEQLTYPGMRALAAFSGVRLLPVAMDKHGLVPEALEDICRIDKPKALYCMPTIHNPTTITMPPARREALVEVARRHGLPIIEDDAYGMLPTDGAPTLARLAPELTYYIGGIAKTLSPALRIAYLVAPDLRAALRLTGGIRATTLMASPLSTAIATRWIQGGTAQAVLHAIRTAAAERRRVTRSLLPQALLDDAGFHAWLPLPGRWQRGPFVAGLRNAGIGVVPSDAFAVGEPVEAVRLGLGSAPTLGDLEQSLAIIADLLEQPAGLANMVI, from the coding sequence ATGCCCAAAACCCTTTCCTGGTTGCCGGAACTGTCGCGCGATGGCGCGCCGCTCTACCTGGCGGTGGCCGATGCGCTGGCCGCCGATGTCGGCAGCGGCCGGCTGCCAGGCGGCACGCGGCTGCCCTCGCAGCGGGCACTGGCGGATGCATTGGGCGTCGATTTCACCACGATCAGCCGCGCCTATAACGAGGCGCGCGATCGTGGGCTGATCGAGGGCCGGCCAGGGCAGGGCACGTTCGTGCGCGGGGCGGTGGCGGCGGCGCGACGCGCCAGCCAGGGCGGCGGCGTCGACATGAGCATGAACCTGCCGCCGCTCTTCGACGATGCCGCCGTGGCTTCGCGCATGTGGCGCGAGATCGGGGCGATCGAACAGGACGGCGGCCTGCCGCTGCTGCTGCGCTACCAGGAAGCGGGCGGCAGCGCGGCGGATCGGACGGCCGGAGCGAACTGGCTGGCGGGGAGGATCGGTACGGTCGACCCGGCGCGCGTGCTGGTAGCGGCGGGCGCACAGGGGGCGCTGTCGGCGATACTGGGCACGATTGTCGCGCCGGGCGACGCCATCTGCGTCGAGCAACTGACCTATCCGGGCATGCGGGCGCTGGCGGCCTTTTCAGGCGTGCGACTGCTGCCCGTGGCGATGGATAAGCACGGGCTGGTGCCCGAGGCGCTGGAGGATATCTGCCGGATAGACAAGCCCAAGGCGCTCTATTGCATGCCGACGATCCATAACCCGACCACCATCACCATGCCGCCGGCGCGGCGCGAGGCCCTGGTGGAGGTGGCGCGACGACACGGCCTGCCGATCATCGAGGACGATGCTTACGGCATGCTGCCGACCGATGGCGCGCCGACGCTCGCGCGACTGGCGCCTGAACTGACCTATTACATCGGCGGCATCGCCAAGACGCTCTCGCCGGCACTGCGGATCGCTTATCTCGTCGCGCCCGATCTGCGGGCGGCGCTACGGCTGACCGGCGGAATCAGGGCGACGACGCTGATGGCCTCGCCGCTTTCGACGGCCATCGCCACGCGCTGGATCCAAGGCGGCACGGCGCAGGCGGTGCTGCACGCCATTCGCACGGCGGCGGCGGAGCGACGGCGGGTGACGCGAAGCCTCCTGCCGCAGGCCTTGCTGGACGATGCCGGCTTCCATGCGTGGCTGCCGCTGCCGGGGCGCTGGCAGCGCGGGCCGTTCGTGGCCGGCCTGCGCAATGCCGGCATCGGCGTCGTACCCAGCGACGCCTTCGCCGTGGGCGAACCGGTGGAGGCGGTGCGGCTGGGCCTGGGCAGCGCGCCGACCCTGGGCGACCTGGAGCAGAGCCTTGCCATAATAGCGGACCTGCTGGAGCAGCCGGCGGGGCTGGCGAATATGGTCATCTAG
- a CDS encoding DUF983 domain-containing protein: MAALMAQETELEPRPFWPAVLNGMRCRCPRCGKGKLLRNYLKVNDVCSECGEELFHHRADDLPPYLAIMIVGHILVTIMFHMEAIGAGSPFVYLAVFVPLSIIMPLAMLPSIKGAVVGLQWSRRMHGFGKAQAE; encoded by the coding sequence ATGGCCGCGCTCATGGCCCAGGAAACCGAACTCGAACCGCGTCCGTTCTGGCCGGCGGTTCTCAATGGCATGCGCTGCCGGTGCCCGCGCTGCGGCAAGGGCAAGCTGCTCCGCAACTACCTCAAGGTGAACGACGTCTGCTCCGAATGCGGGGAAGAGCTGTTCCACCACCGGGCCGACGACCTGCCGCCCTATCTCGCGATCATGATCGTGGGCCACATCCTGGTGACGATCATGTTCCACATGGAGGCGATCGGCGCGGGAAGCCCCTTCGTCTACCTCGCGGTCTTCGTGCCGCTTTCCATCATCATGCCGCTGGCCATGCTGCCCTCGATCAAGGGCGCGGTCGTGGGCCTGCAATGGTCGCGCCGCATGCACGGCTTCGGCAAGGCGCAGGCGGAATAG
- a CDS encoding GNAT family N-acetyltransferase → MATHLSLTADPSAEDLAVIAAGLTGFNEIDAGPSDRKPLAVFVRDEDGQIKAGTSGYTAWGWLYVQWLWVDEALRGQGTAGRMLEAAEAEARSRGCHAAYIDTFNPVALKTYQRQGYVPFGELKDFPPGRTRTFLQKPLR, encoded by the coding sequence ATGGCCACCCATCTCTCGCTCACCGCCGATCCTTCTGCCGAAGACCTGGCCGTCATCGCCGCCGGCCTCACCGGTTTCAACGAGATCGATGCCGGCCCCTCCGACCGCAAGCCGCTCGCCGTCTTCGTCCGCGACGAAGACGGGCAGATCAAGGCCGGCACCAGCGGCTACACCGCCTGGGGCTGGCTCTACGTGCAATGGCTCTGGGTCGATGAAGCCCTGCGCGGCCAGGGCACAGCCGGCCGCATGCTCGAAGCCGCCGAAGCCGAAGCCCGATCGCGCGGTTGCCACGCCGCCTATATCGACACCTTCAATCCGGTCGCGCTGAAGACCTACCAACGGCAGGGTTACGTCCCCTTCGGCGAGCTCAAGGACTTCCCCCCGGGCAGAACGCGCACGTTCCTGCAAAAGCCACTGCGCTAG
- a CDS encoding anhydro-N-acetylmuramic acid kinase → MAPIWAVGLMTGTVLDGNIDVALLKTDGERIEAFGPYTLAPYPQSIRTLLEETLQQARAWNFEGPEPAIFAEAEDALTRAQSEAVRNLVEANGMTMADIGAVGFHGQTVLHRAPQPGRIGATRQLGNGELMHDLLGCKVVYDFRSADVAAGGQGAPLSAAYHQALLRSLGSDGDTAVLNLGGVANVTWWDGADTLIAFDTGPANAPINDFVKAHGRGDMDRDGALAFAGKVDEERLAKLLTHRYLTAPYPKSLDRFDFGAAMADGLGLEDGAATLTAFTCGAVGKALDLLPRRPSRLVVCGGGRHNPAIMAMLKTRAGVEAVPAETVGWRGDAIEAECFAFLAARVLRGMPISFPTTTGAPKPMQGGRIAG, encoded by the coding sequence ATGGCACCGATCTGGGCCGTAGGGCTGATGACCGGCACCGTGCTGGATGGCAATATCGACGTGGCGCTGCTCAAGACCGACGGCGAGCGCATCGAGGCCTTCGGACCCTATACGCTGGCCCCTTACCCGCAATCGATCCGCACGCTGCTCGAAGAGACGCTGCAGCAGGCGCGGGCCTGGAATTTCGAGGGGCCCGAGCCCGCGATCTTCGCCGAGGCCGAGGACGCGCTGACCCGGGCGCAGTCGGAGGCCGTGCGGAACCTGGTCGAGGCCAACGGCATGACCATGGCCGATATCGGCGCGGTGGGCTTCCACGGCCAGACCGTGCTGCACCGGGCGCCGCAGCCCGGCCGCATCGGGGCGACGCGCCAGCTCGGCAATGGCGAGCTGATGCATGACCTGCTCGGCTGCAAGGTGGTCTACGATTTCCGCTCGGCCGACGTGGCTGCCGGCGGGCAGGGCGCACCGCTTTCGGCCGCCTACCACCAGGCGCTGCTCCGCTCGCTGGGGAGCGATGGGGATACGGCGGTGCTTAACCTCGGCGGCGTGGCCAACGTCACCTGGTGGGACGGCGCCGACACGCTGATCGCCTTCGACACCGGCCCGGCCAACGCGCCGATCAACGACTTCGTCAAGGCGCATGGGCGCGGCGACATGGATCGCGACGGCGCACTGGCCTTTGCCGGCAAGGTGGACGAGGAGCGGCTAGCCAAGCTCCTGACCCATCGCTACCTCACCGCGCCCTATCCCAAATCGCTCGACCGCTTCGACTTCGGCGCGGCCATGGCCGATGGGCTCGGGCTCGAGGATGGCGCGGCGACGCTGACCGCCTTTACCTGCGGCGCCGTGGGCAAGGCGCTCGACCTCCTGCCGCGCAGGCCCTCCCGGCTGGTGGTGTGCGGCGGCGGGCGGCACAACCCGGCGATCATGGCCATGCTCAAGACCCGGGCGGGCGTCGAAGCCGTGCCGGCCGAGACGGTCGGCTGGCGTGGGGACGCTATCGAAGCCGAGTGCTTCGCGTTCCTGGCGGCGCGCGTTCTGCGCGGAATGCCGATCAGTTTCCCCACCACGACCGGTGCGCCGAAGCCTATGCAGGGCGGACGTATAGCCGGTTAG
- a CDS encoding serine hydrolase domain-containing protein has translation MTDQSAFADRFERAFAPLAASIEAGRIPGGVLGVVDADGTRMTRAIGRAQVVPSVRPMEEDTWFDLASLTKVIFTTPRILALAEVGVIDLDAPLTSLLPDFHQYNPDAWARKITFRQCLGHQTPFPAVFPLYTYNRDPYLLRAFVLQHDWPAGPSVYSDINFILLGLALERHAGKFIREMDPGAGFAFSAAPDKSAATENCTWRYRVLSGEVHDDNTSALQGAGHAGLFGTASSVLDFAQGVLTQTGISPFAVDLMRKPLSARRTHGWERPYEGWSGGENCTPETIGHTGFTGTGLWIDFANGRAWTLLTNRVHPTRHFDSGILQLRRAVADEINKE, from the coding sequence ATGACTGACCAATCCGCCTTCGCGGATCGCTTCGAGCGGGCCTTCGCGCCGCTGGCTGCCTCTATCGAGGCAGGCCGTATTCCGGGCGGCGTGCTGGGCGTCGTCGATGCCGACGGCACGCGAATGACGCGGGCGATCGGCAGGGCGCAGGTGGTGCCCTCGGTCCGGCCGATGGAAGAGGATACCTGGTTCGACCTGGCCTCGCTGACCAAGGTGATCTTCACCACCCCGCGCATTCTGGCTTTGGCCGAAGTGGGGGTGATTGACCTCGACGCGCCGCTCACCAGCCTGCTGCCGGACTTCCACCAGTACAACCCGGATGCCTGGGCGCGGAAGATCACGTTCCGCCAGTGCCTCGGCCACCAGACGCCGTTCCCGGCGGTGTTCCCGCTCTACACCTATAACCGCGACCCCTACCTGCTGCGGGCCTTCGTGCTGCAGCACGACTGGCCGGCGGGGCCGTCGGTCTATTCGGACATCAACTTCATCCTGCTCGGCCTGGCGCTGGAGCGCCACGCCGGCAAGTTCATCCGCGAGATGGACCCGGGCGCCGGCTTCGCCTTCTCGGCGGCCCCCGACAAGTCGGCGGCGACCGAGAACTGCACCTGGCGCTACCGCGTGCTGAGCGGGGAAGTGCACGACGACAACACCTCGGCCTTGCAGGGCGCCGGCCATGCCGGGCTCTTCGGGACGGCGAGCTCGGTGCTCGACTTCGCCCAGGGCGTGCTGACGCAGACGGGAATATCGCCGTTCGCCGTCGACCTCATGCGCAAGCCGCTATCGGCGCGCCGGACGCATGGCTGGGAGCGACCCTATGAGGGTTGGTCGGGCGGCGAGAACTGCACGCCCGAAACCATCGGCCATACCGGCTTTACCGGCACGGGGCTGTGGATCGACTTCGCCAATGGCCGGGCCTGGACGCTCTTGACGAACCGCGTCCACCCGACCCGGCATTTCGACAGCGGCATCCTCCAGCTACGGCGCGCCGTCGCCGACGAAATCAACAAGGAGTAG